A section of the Carya illinoinensis cultivar Pawnee chromosome 12, C.illinoinensisPawnee_v1, whole genome shotgun sequence genome encodes:
- the LOC122290496 gene encoding protein SPA1-RELATED 3-like isoform X2 — protein sequence MCLFWYSCSSRWIVMEGSSESAWQKSESSRGLNISGVSDRILRLLPANRIGFSGDASHDSVFGTDRGRVALAHTDHLKNQVGSSGVCEHEVALSRFVHTIEWGDVSLREWLDKPERSVDVLECLHIFRQIMEIVNVAHSQGIVVHNVRPSCFVMSSFNHVSFIESASYSDSGSDSLEDGTNSRNVEAKNSSFSLPHDGNQQRSNLGSEDFRSITAPANALSDTTCMHSSSVYAASVSLTEESEENKDRDRGKVEAAEEKKQPFPMKQILLMEINWYTSPEEVEGSPSSCASDIYRLGVLLFELFCPFSSREEKGRTMSSLRHRVLPPQLLLKWPKEASFCLWLLHPEPSIRPKIGELLQSEFLNEPRLDFEEREAAGKLRERTEEQELLLEFLLLIQQRKQEAVNKLQDAVSILCSDVEEAMKQKKILRKKSGSCPELGKNDYLISSLPSMNIVASDDSTSLGSRKRFRPGLKIHNTEECDDNLDDGQKADTLSDNSEIFLSRSSRLIKDFKKLESAYFLTRCRPIKPSRKPVSRHSPISSDGKGSIVVTERSSANNLVPKDQSSEGRQSGWINPFLEGLCKYLSFSKLKVKADLKQGDLLNSSNLVCSLSFDRDGQFFATAGVNKKIKVFECDTIIDEDRDIHYPVVEMASGSKLSSICWNSYIKSQIASSNFEGVVQVWDVARSQALMEMREHEKRVWSVHFSSADPTMLASGSDDGSVKLWSINQAILFLHLVDVSFETKRSQYWYHQSKGECLLCSVSLGFWSFPCIWFSRSQNLLL from the exons ATGTGTTTATTCTGGTATTCATGCAGCTCTAGGTGGATAGTAATGGAGGGTTCATCCGAGTCTGCCTGGCAGAAATCTGAAAGTTCTAGGGGATTGAATATTTCTGGAGTCTCAGACAGAATTCTGAGGCTTCTTCCTGCCAACCGAATTGGCTTCTCAGGTGATGCATCGCATGATTCTGTGTTTGGAACGGATAGAGGTAGGGTTGCGTTGGCTCACACAGATCATCTAAAAAACCAAGTTGGTTCTTCTGGAGTTTGTGAGCATGAGGTAGCACTTAGCCGTTTTGTCCATACTATAGAATGGGGTGATGTTAGTTTGAGGGAGTGGTTGGACAAACCAGAACGCTCTGTTGATGTTTTGGAGTGCTTGCATATATTTAGGCAAATTATGGAGATTGTTAACGTAGCACATTCCCAAGGAATTGTTGTTCATAATGTGAGGCCTTCCTGCTTTGTGATGTCCTCTTTCAATCATGTCTCCTTCATCGAGTCTGCATCTTACTCGGATTCTGGTTCTGATTCTTTGGAAGATGGGACCAACAGTCGAAATGTGGAGGCTAAGAATTCATCCTTTTCATTACCCCATGATGGGAATCAACAAAGAAGCAACCTAGGAAGTGAAGATTTTCGATCCATTACAGCACCAGCTAATGCCCTATCAGACACTACTTGCATGCATTCAAGTTCAGTCTACGCAGCAAGCGTATCATTAACAGAAGAGagcgaagaaaataaagacAGAGATAGGGGGAAAGTTGAAGCTGCAGAAGAAAAGAAGCAACCATTTCCAATGAAGCAGATATTGCTCATGGAGATTAATTGGTACACAAGCCCCGAGGAGGTTGAGGGTTCTCCAAGTTCCTGTGCTTCAGACATTTATCGGCTGGGGGTTCTTCTCTTTGAG TTATTCTGTCCATTTAGCTCGAGAGAAGAAAAGGGTAGAACTATGTCTAGTCTGAGACATCGAGTTCTTCCACCTCAATTGTTGCTGAAGTGGCCAAAAGAAGCTTCATTTTGCTTATGGTTACTGCACCCTGAGCCAAGTATTCGACCAAAAATAGG CGAGTTGTTACAGAGCGAGTTCCTGAATGAACCAAGGCTTGATTTCGAAGAACGTGAAGCAGCAGGTAAGCTTAGAGAAAGAACAGAGGAGCAGGAGTTGTTGCTGGAATTCCTTTTGCTTATTCAACAAAGAAAACAGGAAGCTGTTAATAAGTTGCAGGATGCTGTTTCCATTTTGTGTTCTGATGTGGAAGAAGCAATGAAGCAGAAAAAAATTCTTAGGAAAAAAAGTGGTTCATGCCCAGAACTGgggaaaaatgattatttgattTCAAGTCTCCCATCAATGAATATTGTTGCTAGTGATGATTCTACTAGCTTGGGGTCTAGAAAACGATTTAGACCAGGACTGAAGATTCATAACACAGAGGAATGTGATGATAATCTAGATGATGGTCAGAAGGCAGATACACTCAGTGACAATAGTGAAATCTTTCTTTCAAGAAGTTCTCGGTTAATAAAGGACTTTAAGAAACTGGAGTCTGCATACTTTTTGACAAGATGCAGGCCAATCAAGCCCTCAAGGAAACCAGTGAGTAGGCACTCTCCAATAAGTAGTGATGGCAAGGGGTCTATTGTTGTAACTGAGAGGAGTTCCGCTAATAATTTGGTACCAAAAGATCAGTCAAGCGAGGGTAGACAAAGTGGTTGGATTAATCCATTCCTTGAAGGGTTGTGCAAGTATCTGTCCTtcagtaagttaaaagttaaggCAGACTTGAAGCAAGGGGATCTGTTAAATTCTTCAAATCTAGTATGTTCTCTCAGTTTCGATCGAGATGGACAGTTTTTTGCTACTGCTGgtgtaaataagaaaattaaagtattTGAATGTGACACGATCATAGATGAAGATCGTGACATCCACTATCCCGTAGTTGAAATGGCTAGTGGATCAAAGCTAAGCAGTATATGTTGGAACAGTTATATCAAAAGCCAGATTGCTTCAAGTAACTTTGAAGGTGTTGTGCAG GTATGGGATGTTGCAAGAAGTCAAGCACTGATGGAAATGAGAGAGCATGAGAAGCGTGTATGGTCCGTACACTTCTCATCAGCAGATCCAACAATGTTGGCCAGTGGGAGCGATGATGGTTCTGTTAAGCTATGGAGTATCAATCAGGCAATTCTATTTTTGCACTTGGTGGATGTCAGCTTTGAAACTAAAC GGAGCCAGTATTGGTACCATCAAAGCAAAGGCGAATGTCTGCTGTGTTCAGTTTCCCTTGGATTCTGGTCGTTCCCTTGCATTTGGTTCAGCAGATCACAGAATTTATTACTATGA
- the LOC122290496 gene encoding protein SPA1-RELATED 3-like isoform X1, with product MCLFWYSCSSRWIVMEGSSESAWQKSESSRGLNISGVSDRILRLLPANRIGFSGDASHDSVFGTDRGRVALAHTDHLKNQVGSSGVCEHEVALSRFVHTIEWGDVSLREWLDKPERSVDVLECLHIFRQIMEIVNVAHSQGIVVHNVRPSCFVMSSFNHVSFIESASYSDSGSDSLEDGTNSRNVEAKNSSFSLPHDGNQQRSNLGSEDFRSITAPANALSDTTCMHSSSVYAASVSLTEESEENKDRDRGKVEAAEEKKQPFPMKQILLMEINWYTSPEEVEGSPSSCASDIYRLGVLLFELFCPFSSREEKGRTMSSLRHRVLPPQLLLKWPKEASFCLWLLHPEPSIRPKIGELLQSEFLNEPRLDFEEREAAGKLRERTEEQELLLEFLLLIQQRKQEAVNKLQDAVSILCSDVEEAMKQKKILRKKSGSCPELGKNDYLISSLPSMNIVASDDSTSLGSRKRFRPGLKIHNTEECDDNLDDGQKADTLSDNSEIFLSRSSRLIKDFKKLESAYFLTRCRPIKPSRKPVSRHSPISSDGKGSIVVTERSSANNLVPKDQSSEGRQSGWINPFLEGLCKYLSFSKLKVKADLKQGDLLNSSNLVCSLSFDRDGQFFATAGVNKKIKVFECDTIIDEDRDIHYPVVEMASGSKLSSICWNSYIKSQIASSNFEGVVQVWDVARSQALMEMREHEKRVWSVHFSSADPTMLASGSDDGSVKLWSINQGASIGTIKAKANVCCVQFPLDSGRSLAFGSADHRIYYYDLRNLRIPLCTLIGHNKTVSYVKFVDAMNIVSASTDNTLKLWDLSMCASRIIDTPLQTLTGHMNVKNFVGLSVSDGYIATGSETNEVFIYHKAFPMPALSFKFDNTDPLSGHEVGDAEQFISSVCWRSQSSTLVAANSAGNIKILEMV from the exons ATGTGTTTATTCTGGTATTCATGCAGCTCTAGGTGGATAGTAATGGAGGGTTCATCCGAGTCTGCCTGGCAGAAATCTGAAAGTTCTAGGGGATTGAATATTTCTGGAGTCTCAGACAGAATTCTGAGGCTTCTTCCTGCCAACCGAATTGGCTTCTCAGGTGATGCATCGCATGATTCTGTGTTTGGAACGGATAGAGGTAGGGTTGCGTTGGCTCACACAGATCATCTAAAAAACCAAGTTGGTTCTTCTGGAGTTTGTGAGCATGAGGTAGCACTTAGCCGTTTTGTCCATACTATAGAATGGGGTGATGTTAGTTTGAGGGAGTGGTTGGACAAACCAGAACGCTCTGTTGATGTTTTGGAGTGCTTGCATATATTTAGGCAAATTATGGAGATTGTTAACGTAGCACATTCCCAAGGAATTGTTGTTCATAATGTGAGGCCTTCCTGCTTTGTGATGTCCTCTTTCAATCATGTCTCCTTCATCGAGTCTGCATCTTACTCGGATTCTGGTTCTGATTCTTTGGAAGATGGGACCAACAGTCGAAATGTGGAGGCTAAGAATTCATCCTTTTCATTACCCCATGATGGGAATCAACAAAGAAGCAACCTAGGAAGTGAAGATTTTCGATCCATTACAGCACCAGCTAATGCCCTATCAGACACTACTTGCATGCATTCAAGTTCAGTCTACGCAGCAAGCGTATCATTAACAGAAGAGagcgaagaaaataaagacAGAGATAGGGGGAAAGTTGAAGCTGCAGAAGAAAAGAAGCAACCATTTCCAATGAAGCAGATATTGCTCATGGAGATTAATTGGTACACAAGCCCCGAGGAGGTTGAGGGTTCTCCAAGTTCCTGTGCTTCAGACATTTATCGGCTGGGGGTTCTTCTCTTTGAG TTATTCTGTCCATTTAGCTCGAGAGAAGAAAAGGGTAGAACTATGTCTAGTCTGAGACATCGAGTTCTTCCACCTCAATTGTTGCTGAAGTGGCCAAAAGAAGCTTCATTTTGCTTATGGTTACTGCACCCTGAGCCAAGTATTCGACCAAAAATAGG CGAGTTGTTACAGAGCGAGTTCCTGAATGAACCAAGGCTTGATTTCGAAGAACGTGAAGCAGCAGGTAAGCTTAGAGAAAGAACAGAGGAGCAGGAGTTGTTGCTGGAATTCCTTTTGCTTATTCAACAAAGAAAACAGGAAGCTGTTAATAAGTTGCAGGATGCTGTTTCCATTTTGTGTTCTGATGTGGAAGAAGCAATGAAGCAGAAAAAAATTCTTAGGAAAAAAAGTGGTTCATGCCCAGAACTGgggaaaaatgattatttgattTCAAGTCTCCCATCAATGAATATTGTTGCTAGTGATGATTCTACTAGCTTGGGGTCTAGAAAACGATTTAGACCAGGACTGAAGATTCATAACACAGAGGAATGTGATGATAATCTAGATGATGGTCAGAAGGCAGATACACTCAGTGACAATAGTGAAATCTTTCTTTCAAGAAGTTCTCGGTTAATAAAGGACTTTAAGAAACTGGAGTCTGCATACTTTTTGACAAGATGCAGGCCAATCAAGCCCTCAAGGAAACCAGTGAGTAGGCACTCTCCAATAAGTAGTGATGGCAAGGGGTCTATTGTTGTAACTGAGAGGAGTTCCGCTAATAATTTGGTACCAAAAGATCAGTCAAGCGAGGGTAGACAAAGTGGTTGGATTAATCCATTCCTTGAAGGGTTGTGCAAGTATCTGTCCTtcagtaagttaaaagttaaggCAGACTTGAAGCAAGGGGATCTGTTAAATTCTTCAAATCTAGTATGTTCTCTCAGTTTCGATCGAGATGGACAGTTTTTTGCTACTGCTGgtgtaaataagaaaattaaagtattTGAATGTGACACGATCATAGATGAAGATCGTGACATCCACTATCCCGTAGTTGAAATGGCTAGTGGATCAAAGCTAAGCAGTATATGTTGGAACAGTTATATCAAAAGCCAGATTGCTTCAAGTAACTTTGAAGGTGTTGTGCAG GTATGGGATGTTGCAAGAAGTCAAGCACTGATGGAAATGAGAGAGCATGAGAAGCGTGTATGGTCCGTACACTTCTCATCAGCAGATCCAACAATGTTGGCCAGTGGGAGCGATGATGGTTCTGTTAAGCTATGGAGTATCAATCAG GGAGCCAGTATTGGTACCATCAAAGCAAAGGCGAATGTCTGCTGTGTTCAGTTTCCCTTGGATTCTGGTCGTTCCCTTGCATTTGGTTCAGCAGATCACAGAATTTATTACTATGATCTCCGTAACCTCAGAATTCCTCTCTGCACGTTAATTGGACACAACAAAACCGTGAGTTACGTCAAATTTGTTGATGCAATGAATATTGTTTCTGCATCCACGGATAACACTCTGAAGCTCTGGGACTTATCAATGTGTGCTTCTCGGATTATTGACACTCCGCTTCAAACATTAACAGGGCACATGAATGTAAAG AATTTCGTTGGTTTGTCAGTTTCTGATGGTTACATTGCTACTGGTTCAGAGACAAATGAG GTGTTCATCTACCACAAAGCTTTCCCCATGCCTGCATTGTCATTCAAGTTTGACAACACAGACCCACTGTCCGGCCACGAAGTGGGTGATGCTGAACAGTTTATTTCTTCTGTTTGTTGGCGCAGCCAGTCCTCAACCTTAGTTGCTGCAAATTCTGCtgggaatatcaaaattttagAGATGGTTTAA
- the LOC122290496 gene encoding protein SPA1-RELATED 3-like isoform X3, giving the protein MSSLRHRVLPPQLLLKWPKEASFCLWLLHPEPSIRPKIGELLQSEFLNEPRLDFEEREAAGKLRERTEEQELLLEFLLLIQQRKQEAVNKLQDAVSILCSDVEEAMKQKKILRKKSGSCPELGKNDYLISSLPSMNIVASDDSTSLGSRKRFRPGLKIHNTEECDDNLDDGQKADTLSDNSEIFLSRSSRLIKDFKKLESAYFLTRCRPIKPSRKPVSRHSPISSDGKGSIVVTERSSANNLVPKDQSSEGRQSGWINPFLEGLCKYLSFSKLKVKADLKQGDLLNSSNLVCSLSFDRDGQFFATAGVNKKIKVFECDTIIDEDRDIHYPVVEMASGSKLSSICWNSYIKSQIASSNFEGVVQVWDVARSQALMEMREHEKRVWSVHFSSADPTMLASGSDDGSVKLWSINQGASIGTIKAKANVCCVQFPLDSGRSLAFGSADHRIYYYDLRNLRIPLCTLIGHNKTVSYVKFVDAMNIVSASTDNTLKLWDLSMCASRIIDTPLQTLTGHMNVKNFVGLSVSDGYIATGSETNEVFIYHKAFPMPALSFKFDNTDPLSGHEVGDAEQFISSVCWRSQSSTLVAANSAGNIKILEMV; this is encoded by the exons ATGTCTAGTCTGAGACATCGAGTTCTTCCACCTCAATTGTTGCTGAAGTGGCCAAAAGAAGCTTCATTTTGCTTATGGTTACTGCACCCTGAGCCAAGTATTCGACCAAAAATAGG CGAGTTGTTACAGAGCGAGTTCCTGAATGAACCAAGGCTTGATTTCGAAGAACGTGAAGCAGCAGGTAAGCTTAGAGAAAGAACAGAGGAGCAGGAGTTGTTGCTGGAATTCCTTTTGCTTATTCAACAAAGAAAACAGGAAGCTGTTAATAAGTTGCAGGATGCTGTTTCCATTTTGTGTTCTGATGTGGAAGAAGCAATGAAGCAGAAAAAAATTCTTAGGAAAAAAAGTGGTTCATGCCCAGAACTGgggaaaaatgattatttgattTCAAGTCTCCCATCAATGAATATTGTTGCTAGTGATGATTCTACTAGCTTGGGGTCTAGAAAACGATTTAGACCAGGACTGAAGATTCATAACACAGAGGAATGTGATGATAATCTAGATGATGGTCAGAAGGCAGATACACTCAGTGACAATAGTGAAATCTTTCTTTCAAGAAGTTCTCGGTTAATAAAGGACTTTAAGAAACTGGAGTCTGCATACTTTTTGACAAGATGCAGGCCAATCAAGCCCTCAAGGAAACCAGTGAGTAGGCACTCTCCAATAAGTAGTGATGGCAAGGGGTCTATTGTTGTAACTGAGAGGAGTTCCGCTAATAATTTGGTACCAAAAGATCAGTCAAGCGAGGGTAGACAAAGTGGTTGGATTAATCCATTCCTTGAAGGGTTGTGCAAGTATCTGTCCTtcagtaagttaaaagttaaggCAGACTTGAAGCAAGGGGATCTGTTAAATTCTTCAAATCTAGTATGTTCTCTCAGTTTCGATCGAGATGGACAGTTTTTTGCTACTGCTGgtgtaaataagaaaattaaagtattTGAATGTGACACGATCATAGATGAAGATCGTGACATCCACTATCCCGTAGTTGAAATGGCTAGTGGATCAAAGCTAAGCAGTATATGTTGGAACAGTTATATCAAAAGCCAGATTGCTTCAAGTAACTTTGAAGGTGTTGTGCAG GTATGGGATGTTGCAAGAAGTCAAGCACTGATGGAAATGAGAGAGCATGAGAAGCGTGTATGGTCCGTACACTTCTCATCAGCAGATCCAACAATGTTGGCCAGTGGGAGCGATGATGGTTCTGTTAAGCTATGGAGTATCAATCAG GGAGCCAGTATTGGTACCATCAAAGCAAAGGCGAATGTCTGCTGTGTTCAGTTTCCCTTGGATTCTGGTCGTTCCCTTGCATTTGGTTCAGCAGATCACAGAATTTATTACTATGATCTCCGTAACCTCAGAATTCCTCTCTGCACGTTAATTGGACACAACAAAACCGTGAGTTACGTCAAATTTGTTGATGCAATGAATATTGTTTCTGCATCCACGGATAACACTCTGAAGCTCTGGGACTTATCAATGTGTGCTTCTCGGATTATTGACACTCCGCTTCAAACATTAACAGGGCACATGAATGTAAAG AATTTCGTTGGTTTGTCAGTTTCTGATGGTTACATTGCTACTGGTTCAGAGACAAATGAG GTGTTCATCTACCACAAAGCTTTCCCCATGCCTGCATTGTCATTCAAGTTTGACAACACAGACCCACTGTCCGGCCACGAAGTGGGTGATGCTGAACAGTTTATTTCTTCTGTTTGTTGGCGCAGCCAGTCCTCAACCTTAGTTGCTGCAAATTCTGCtgggaatatcaaaattttagAGATGGTTTAA
- the LOC122290502 gene encoding uncharacterized protein LOC122290502 isoform X1, whose amino-acid sequence MEQNALGLEEYYSQVMGICEELKVYQPVTSDVPSMLKQREDFNIVRFRVGLKPEYESVRSQIFASPQLPSFPDVFSRLQRATLSSDQSNERSALTASYVAPAGRGGQSGRGARGGARGGRDNRTRGREFRKCTHCGRTNHSVDYCWDLYGRPSGSANRNLHGRPSGSANQATVQDDPQSTSSNRSSDMISISKDEYERFLGYTGASSSTATLTHSGIASACLVSPTQGPWIIDSGANEHLTGSQDGEQDWYGA is encoded by the exons ATGGAACAGAATGCTTTGGGCCTGGAAGAATATTATTCTCAAGTGATGGGcatatgtgaagaactcaaagTGTATCAACCCGTCACTTCTGATGTTCCAAGTATGCTAAAACAACGagaagattttaatattgttcgcTTTCGTGTTGGCTTAAAACCGGAATATGAGTCAGTGCGTTCTCAGATTTTTGCAAGTCCACAGCTTCCGTCATTTCCTGATGTATTCTCTCGACTTCAACGAGCTACATTATCTTCTGATCAGAGTAACGAGAGATCTGCTTTAACTGCTTCCTATGTTGCTCCTGCTGGACGTGGAGGTCAGAGTGGAAGAGGTGCACGTGGGGGTGCACGTGGGGGAAGAGATAATCGCACTCGAGGTCGTGAATTTcgtaagtgcacccattgtggtcGCACTAACCACTCAGTAGATTATTGTTGGGATCTATATGGTAGACCATCTGGGTCTGCTAATCGGAatctacatggtagaccatctgggTCTGCTAATCAGGCCACTGTTCAAGATGATCCACAGTCAACGAGCTCCAACAGATCTTCAGATATGATCAGTATATCAAAGGATGAGTATGAGCGGTTTTTGGGTTACACAGGGGCTTCATCTTCCACAGCTACTCTTACCCACTCAGGTATAGCATCTGCATGTCTTGTCTCACCTACTCAAGGTCCATGGATCATTGATTCAGGAGCTAACGAACATTTGACTG GATCTCAAGACGGGGAACAAGATTGGTACGGGGCATGA
- the LOC122290502 gene encoding uncharacterized protein LOC122290502 isoform X2 — MEQNALGLEEYYSQVMGICEELKVYQPVTSDVPSMLKQREDFNIVRFRVGLKPEYESVRSQIFASPQLPSFPDVFSRLQRATLSSDQSNERSALTASYVAPAGRGGQSGRGARGGARGGRDNRTRGREFRKCTHCGRTNHSVDYCWDLYGRPSGSANRNLHGRPSGSANQATVQDDPQSTSSNRSSDMISISKDEYERFLGYTGASSSTATLTHSGSQDGEQDWYGA, encoded by the exons ATGGAACAGAATGCTTTGGGCCTGGAAGAATATTATTCTCAAGTGATGGGcatatgtgaagaactcaaagTGTATCAACCCGTCACTTCTGATGTTCCAAGTATGCTAAAACAACGagaagattttaatattgttcgcTTTCGTGTTGGCTTAAAACCGGAATATGAGTCAGTGCGTTCTCAGATTTTTGCAAGTCCACAGCTTCCGTCATTTCCTGATGTATTCTCTCGACTTCAACGAGCTACATTATCTTCTGATCAGAGTAACGAGAGATCTGCTTTAACTGCTTCCTATGTTGCTCCTGCTGGACGTGGAGGTCAGAGTGGAAGAGGTGCACGTGGGGGTGCACGTGGGGGAAGAGATAATCGCACTCGAGGTCGTGAATTTcgtaagtgcacccattgtggtcGCACTAACCACTCAGTAGATTATTGTTGGGATCTATATGGTAGACCATCTGGGTCTGCTAATCGGAatctacatggtagaccatctgggTCTGCTAATCAGGCCACTGTTCAAGATGATCCACAGTCAACGAGCTCCAACAGATCTTCAGATATGATCAGTATATCAAAGGATGAGTATGAGCGGTTTTTGGGTTACACAGGGGCTTCATCTTCCACAGCTACTCTTACCCACTCAG GATCTCAAGACGGGGAACAAGATTGGTACGGGGCATGA
- the LOC122290500 gene encoding beta-glucuronosyltransferase GlcAT14B-like, which translates to MGSLNMEKRWLFPLVISSLICIFLLATTFNMGLVFSLHTINSIFSNFPSRLATNQTSPVFAESKVSQSPPPPTGPTIPQFAYLISGSKGDLEKLWRTLHALYHPRNQYVVHLDLEAPAEERLELASRVEKEPIFAKVENVYMIAKANMVTYRGPTMVANTLHACAILLKRSKDWDWFINLSASDYPLVTQDDLLYAFSTLNRNLNFIEHTSQLGWKEDKRAMPLMIDPGLYSSTKSDVFWVNPKRTLPTAFKLFTGSAWMVLSRSFVEYCIWGWDNLPRTLLMYYTNFVSSPEGYFQTVICNVPEFAQTAANHDLHYISWDNPPKQHPHTLSLNDTNKMIGSGAAFARKFKQDDPVLDKIDKDLLRRKNGSFTPGGWCSGNPKCSKVGNLSKLKPGPGAQRLRRLVARLALKAKFGQNQCK; encoded by the exons ATGGGGTCCCTAAACATGGAGAAGAGATGGCTATTTCCTCTTGTCATAAGTTCTCTCATATGCATATTTCTTCTGGCCACTACCTTCAACATGGGTCTTGTTTTTTCACTACACACAATAAATTcgatcttttcaaattttccttCTCGCTTAGCTACAAATCAAACAAGCCCAGTTTTTGCCGAATCAAAGGTTTCCCAATCTCCACCCCCTCCAACTGGCCCAACAATTCCTCAATTCGCATATCTGATTTCTGGATCAAAAGGTGATTTGGAAAAGCTTTGGAGAACTCTTCATGCACTTTATCATCCAAGAAACCAATATGTTGTTCATTTGGATCTTGAGGCGCCGGCAGAGGAGAGGTTGGAGCTCGCCTCTCGAGTGGAAAAAGAACCAATTTTTGCTAAGGTTGAAAATGTTTACATGATTGCCAAAGCTAATATGGTCACTTATAGAGGACCCACTATGGTTGCTAACACTCTTCATGCTTGCGCCATTCTTCTCAAAAGGAGTAAGGATTGGGATTGGTTTATCAACCTCAGCGCTTCCGATTATCCTCTTGTGACTCAAGATG ATCTTCTTTACGCATTCTCGACTTTAAATCGAAACCTTAATTTCATTGAGCACACAAGCCAGCTAGGTTGGAAGGA GGACAAGCGTGCTATGCCTTTGATGATAGATCCTGGGCTATACTCGTCAACCAAATCAGATGTCTTCTGGGTCAATCCCAAAAGAACTTTGCCAACAGCTTTTAAATTATTTACAG GTTCGGCATGGATGGTTCTATCACGGTCATTTGTAGAGTATTGCATCTGGGGTTGGGATAATTTACCAAGAACCCTTCTCATGTACTACACAAATTTTGTCTCCTCCCCTGAGGGCTATTTTCAGACTGTCATATGCAATGTGCCTGAGTTTGCACAGACTGCAGCCAACCATGACTTGCACTACATTTCTTGGGACAACCCCCCCAAACAGCACCCTCACACCCTTTCTCTTAATGACACAAATAAGATGATTGGTAGTGGTGCTGCATTTGCTCGAAAATTCAAACAAGATGACCCAGTGTTGGATAAGATTGATAAGGATTTACTAAGGCGAAAGAATGGGAGCTTCACCCCTGGTGGTTGGTGCTCCGGTAATCCCAAATGTTCCAAGGTTGGGAATCTGAGCAAGCTCAAACCAGGCCCGGGAGCTCAAAGGCTTCGCCGACTTGTTGCTAGGCTTGCATTGAAGGCTAAGTTCGGTCAAAATCAGTGCAAATAG